The Malus sylvestris chromosome 12, drMalSylv7.2, whole genome shotgun sequence genome contains a region encoding:
- the LOC126592820 gene encoding uncharacterized protein LOC126592820, producing the protein MDMRVGVLFLFVLAASWACDARQLTNLDLSVSKSDHQLETQTFQVEEVVGNDNVCTLCEEFADQALDYLNENKTQTEIIEYLHQTCHQLRSFNQQCFTLVDYYAPLFFLEVTSLQPSEFCRKVNLCQQVALFSSQFKEDSCGLCHRAVSEVLVKLKDPDTQLEIIELLLKACNSVENYTKKCKRLVFEYGPLILTNAEQFLETTDICTALHACNSNKASITEHISNLSAS; encoded by the exons ATGGACATGAGAGTTggggttttgtttctttttgtgctgGCAGCTAGTTGGGCTTGTGATGCTAGACAACTGACGAACCTTGATCTGTCAG TTTCAAAGTCAGACCACCAGTTGGAAACTCAAACTTTCCAAGTTGAAGAAGTTGTTGGGAATGATAACGTGTGCACATTGTGTGAGGAGTTTGCTGACCAAGCACTCGATTACCTTAATGAAAACAAGACCCAGACGGAGATCATTGAATACCTACATCAGACCTGCCATCAGTTACGCTCATTCAACCAGCAG TGTTTCACTTTGGTGGACTATTATGCTCCTCTCTTCTTCTTAGAGGTCACCTCTCTACAACCTTCTGAGTTCTGTCGGAAGGTCAATCTCTGTCAGCAAGTGGCTTTGTTTTCTTCACAATTCAAAGAGGATAGCTGTGGATTATGTCACCGTGCTGTTTCAGAAGTGTTGGTTAAGTTGAAGGATCCCGACACGCAG CTGGAGATTATTGAGTTGCTTCTGAAGGCATGCAATTCGGTGGAGAACTATACCAAAAAG TGCAAGAGGCTCGTTTTCGAGTATGGCCCCCTCATTCTTACCAATGCAGAGCAATTCCTCGAAACAACGGACATATGCACCGCGCTTCATGCCTGTAATTCAAACAAAGCTAGCATTACGGAACACATATCCAATCTGTCCGCCTCTTAG